From Streptomyces zhihengii, the proteins below share one genomic window:
- a CDS encoding aminotransferase class III-fold pyridoxal phosphate-dependent enzyme, whose protein sequence is MKFGFLAHAVSPAHRNQMRGLDLLGRLLDDHRGTVRPPGPRLHVPLPMLTSVTSPTGDRCDGEVRGLAFTAEQILERPTAAREMVAAEVAALRDAGAEIVGLGGATSIVGDRGLWTAARSGVPVTSGNSLTAYAAHEALRRCARLLGPAAADAPVVVVGYPGSIALAVARLLLADGFRLELVVRRGRAAGGLLRWLDPAERERVVLLDDIAGCYAAPRLYIAATSSGGVVDTGRLHPGSVVVDVALPRDAPLPPARRDVLVVDGGLVSADASVRVGDGGLPAPTQQLNGCLAETLVLALEGTAENWSLGREIDVAGVRRIGALAARHGFLPTPLAMFGRPLADEDIARLAPHHTPRPRPAAPATTGPAAAPATTGPAAAPSTTGPAASAAAPGSGEASGTAAAPGSADASGTAAPAPAEASESADAASRRRFRDHVNPPLSRLFAAHGMDRVFTRADGCVLTTADGTDYLDFVAGYGAVSLGHNHPRVVGALRAFLDGGAPTFTQYVSVPVQTGELAERLSSLAPGRLERVFFSNSGAEAVEAALKTARAGTGRTRLVHTANSYHGKTMGALSVTGRAAHGRAFAPLLGDVVSVPYGDTEALARAVEGAAAFIVEPVQGEGGVVLPPPGYLLEAQRLCRRAGAAFVLDEIQTGLGRTGAMFAAAHDGLEPDVVCLAKSLSGGLVPIAATLVRAELWDAAYGSTDRAVLHSSTFGGGNLAAAVALAALDVVEEEHLPERARTTGARLREGLRTACAPYGFVREVRGIGLMNAVEFDGDFSGAAGALADELLTRLPGDLHGLVDWLPDDVRSAVRRAGEALESSLGDMLCLRFAAQLARDHRMLTFVTANSNRVLRIQPPLTLTDAQADAFTAAVSAVCADLALHAGSVTAPPAPGPAGRT, encoded by the coding sequence GTGAAGTTCGGCTTCCTGGCCCACGCCGTCAGCCCCGCCCACCGCAACCAGATGCGCGGCCTGGACCTGCTGGGCCGCCTCCTCGACGACCACCGCGGCACCGTGCGCCCGCCCGGCCCGCGGCTGCACGTCCCGCTGCCGATGCTCACCTCCGTCACCTCGCCGACCGGCGACCGGTGCGACGGCGAGGTCCGCGGCCTGGCCTTCACCGCCGAGCAGATCCTCGAACGCCCCACCGCCGCCCGGGAGATGGTCGCCGCCGAGGTGGCCGCGCTGCGGGACGCCGGAGCGGAGATCGTCGGACTCGGCGGCGCCACCTCCATCGTCGGCGACCGCGGCCTGTGGACCGCGGCCCGGTCCGGCGTCCCCGTCACCAGCGGCAACTCGCTCACCGCCTACGCGGCCCACGAGGCGCTGCGCCGCTGCGCGCGGCTGCTCGGCCCCGCCGCGGCCGACGCGCCCGTGGTGGTCGTCGGCTACCCCGGCTCGATCGCCCTCGCGGTCGCCCGGCTGCTGCTCGCCGACGGGTTCCGCCTGGAACTGGTCGTCCGCCGGGGCCGCGCCGCCGGGGGGCTGCTGCGCTGGCTGGACCCGGCGGAACGGGAGCGGGTGGTGCTCCTCGACGACATCGCCGGCTGCTACGCCGCCCCGCGCCTGTACATCGCGGCGACCTCCTCGGGCGGGGTCGTCGACACCGGCCGGCTGCACCCCGGTTCGGTGGTCGTGGACGTCGCCCTGCCCCGCGACGCGCCCCTGCCGCCCGCCCGCCGGGACGTGCTCGTCGTGGACGGCGGCCTGGTCAGCGCCGACGCGTCCGTGCGCGTCGGCGACGGCGGCCTCCCCGCCCCCACCCAGCAGCTCAACGGCTGCCTGGCCGAGACCCTGGTGCTCGCCCTGGAGGGCACGGCCGAGAACTGGTCCCTCGGCCGGGAGATCGACGTGGCCGGGGTGCGCCGCATCGGCGCGCTCGCCGCCCGCCACGGCTTCCTGCCCACCCCGCTCGCCATGTTCGGCCGCCCGCTCGCCGACGAGGACATCGCCCGGCTGGCCCCCCACCACACCCCGCGGCCCCGGCCGGCGGCCCCCGCGACCACCGGACCCGCCGCGGCCCCCGCGACCACCGGACCCGCCGCGGCCCCCTCGACCACCGGACCCGCCGCGTCCGCCGCCGCCCCCGGATCGGGCGAGGCATCCGGAACCGCCGCCGCCCCCGGATCGGCCGATGCGTCCGGAACCGCCGCCCCCGCACCCGCCGAGGCGTCCGAGTCCGCCGACGCGGCGAGCCGGCGGCGCTTCCGCGACCACGTCAACCCGCCCCTGTCCCGGCTGTTCGCCGCCCACGGGATGGACCGGGTGTTCACCCGCGCGGACGGCTGTGTGCTCACCACCGCCGACGGCACCGACTACCTGGACTTCGTCGCCGGCTACGGTGCCGTCAGCCTGGGCCACAACCACCCCCGGGTGGTGGGGGCCCTGCGCGCCTTCCTCGACGGGGGCGCCCCCACCTTCACCCAGTACGTCTCGGTGCCGGTGCAGACCGGCGAACTCGCCGAACGGCTGAGCTCCCTCGCCCCGGGCCGCCTGGAGCGGGTCTTCTTCAGCAACTCCGGCGCCGAGGCGGTGGAGGCGGCGCTGAAGACCGCCCGCGCCGGCACCGGCCGCACCCGCCTGGTGCACACCGCCAACAGCTACCACGGCAAGACGATGGGCGCGCTGTCCGTCACCGGACGCGCGGCGCACGGCCGGGCGTTCGCCCCGCTGCTCGGCGACGTCGTCTCCGTCCCCTACGGCGACACCGAAGCCCTCGCCCGGGCCGTCGAGGGCGCCGCCGCCTTCATCGTCGAACCGGTGCAGGGCGAGGGCGGTGTGGTGCTGCCGCCGCCCGGCTACCTGCTGGAGGCGCAGCGCCTGTGCCGCCGTGCCGGGGCCGCCTTCGTCCTCGACGAGATCCAGACCGGACTGGGCCGCACCGGGGCCATGTTCGCCGCCGCGCACGACGGGCTCGAACCGGACGTGGTGTGCCTCGCCAAGTCGCTCTCCGGGGGACTGGTCCCGATCGCCGCCACCCTGGTGCGCGCGGAGCTCTGGGACGCCGCCTACGGCAGCACCGACCGGGCCGTGCTCCACTCGTCGACCTTCGGCGGCGGCAACCTCGCCGCCGCCGTGGCCCTCGCGGCACTGGACGTGGTGGAGGAGGAGCACCTCCCCGAGCGGGCCCGGACGACCGGCGCACGGCTGCGCGAGGGACTGCGCACGGCCTGCGCCCCGTACGGCTTCGTCCGCGAGGTGCGCGGCATCGGACTGATGAACGCCGTCGAGTTCGACGGCGACTTCTCCGGCGCCGCCGGAGCCCTCGCGGACGAACTCCTCACCCGCCTCCCGGGCGATCTGCACGGCCTCGTCGACTGGCTGCCCGACGACGTGCGGAGCGCGGTGCGCCGGGCCGGCGAGGCGCTGGAGTCCTCCCTCGGGGACATGCTGTGCCTGCGCTTCGCCGCCCAGCTCGCCCGCGACCACCGGATGCTCACCTTCGTCACGGCCAACAGCAACCGGGTGCTGCGCATCCAGCCGCCGCTCACCCTGACCGACGCCCAGGCCGACGCCTTCACGGCCGCCGTCTCCGCGGTCTGCGCCGATCTCGCGCTGCACGCAGGCAGCGTCACCGCGCCCCCCGCGCCGGGACCCGCCGGCCGCACCTGA
- a CDS encoding TetR/AcrR family transcriptional regulator: MLPKDVKRTRAQLTRQRILDAAMQLFSDHGYVATTIESIARHAGVAVQTVYFAFGNKQRLLGHLVDLHLPCTEGPEGLTSFTRVAEALAVRDPRQQMRHLAQLMSTVNAQAAPLLEVLRNAAVTYGDGMEEWQVNRSRRRTLHGHFVDSLAERRVLREGLGHERALDICGALLGPELYHLLATERNWTREQWEDWAYDSLCCHLIGDA; the protein is encoded by the coding sequence GTGCTGCCGAAGGATGTCAAGCGCACGCGGGCACAGTTGACACGTCAGCGCATCCTCGACGCCGCCATGCAGCTCTTCTCCGATCACGGCTACGTGGCCACGACCATCGAGTCCATCGCCCGCCACGCGGGCGTCGCCGTGCAGACGGTCTACTTCGCCTTCGGCAACAAGCAGCGCCTTCTCGGCCATCTCGTCGACCTCCATCTCCCGTGCACCGAGGGCCCCGAAGGGCTCACCTCCTTCACCCGGGTCGCCGAGGCGCTCGCCGTCCGCGACCCCCGTCAGCAGATGCGCCACCTCGCCCAGCTCATGAGCACGGTCAACGCGCAGGCGGCGCCGCTGCTGGAGGTGCTCCGCAACGCCGCCGTCACCTACGGGGACGGCATGGAGGAGTGGCAGGTCAACCGGAGCCGGCGGCGCACGCTGCACGGCCACTTCGTCGACTCCCTCGCCGAACGCCGGGTCCTGCGCGAGGGGCTCGGACACGAACGCGCCCTCGACATCTGCGGCGCGCTGCTCGGCCCCGAGCTCTACCACCTGCTCGCCACGGAACGGAACTGGACCAGGGAGCAGTGGGAGGACTGGGCCTACGACAGCCTCTGCTGCCACCTGATCGGGGACGCCTGA
- a CDS encoding MFS transporter: protein MTADPGEKTTPRTTRPPSALLPLLTGGMGLSMFVLYAIGALGPFLVADLDLSGPRLGLLTAVTFGTAALLSLYAGHAADLVGGRRALALLGVLVACAFAALAASHSYGLLLAALVAGGAAQSLANPATNKLIAAHVPPQRRAMAVGVKQSGVPLAAFTAGLVLPSLAQATSWRTALALVVPLALAAAGAALLLPADGPPPSGAALSLPSPPNTPTRWLMGVSFFIGCGLASLTTYLPLYAHERLSLGERGAGALIAAVGVSGIAARLLWSKYSDRLDVPRSLLVLAVAAVASALLLPAAAAGTWLVWAGAVGLGGSAAAANAITMVAVTRGSGFGRTGHASALVSLGFFAGFVAGPPAFGLLVASAGGWTAGWALVTAAFAVAAVLSWAGRGPVRRSV, encoded by the coding sequence GTGACGGCTGATCCCGGCGAAAAGACGACACCGCGCACCACACGTCCTCCCTCGGCCCTCCTCCCCCTCCTCACGGGCGGCATGGGCTTGTCGATGTTCGTGCTCTACGCCATCGGCGCGCTCGGACCGTTCCTCGTCGCCGACCTGGACCTGTCGGGTCCCCGCCTCGGTCTGCTCACCGCGGTGACCTTCGGCACCGCGGCGCTGCTGTCGCTGTACGCGGGGCATGCGGCCGACCTGGTCGGCGGGCGGCGGGCGCTGGCGCTGCTGGGGGTCCTGGTCGCCTGCGCGTTCGCCGCGCTGGCCGCCTCGCACAGCTACGGGCTGCTGCTCGCCGCGCTGGTCGCGGGCGGCGCGGCGCAGTCGCTCGCCAACCCGGCGACCAACAAGCTGATCGCCGCCCATGTGCCGCCGCAGCGGCGGGCGATGGCGGTCGGCGTGAAGCAGTCGGGGGTGCCGCTCGCCGCGTTCACCGCCGGACTGGTCCTGCCGTCGCTGGCGCAGGCCACCTCGTGGCGCACCGCGCTGGCCCTGGTGGTGCCGCTCGCGCTGGCCGCGGCCGGGGCGGCGCTGCTGCTGCCGGCGGACGGCCCGCCGCCGTCCGGGGCCGCCCTGTCGCTGCCGTCGCCGCCGAACACGCCCACCCGCTGGCTGATGGGCGTCTCCTTCTTCATCGGCTGCGGCCTGGCCTCCCTGACCACGTATCTGCCGCTCTACGCCCATGAGCGGCTCTCGCTCGGCGAACGCGGCGCCGGCGCGCTCATCGCCGCCGTCGGGGTCTCGGGCATCGCGGCCCGGCTGCTGTGGTCGAAGTACAGCGACCGGCTGGACGTCCCCCGCTCGCTGCTCGTCCTCGCGGTCGCCGCGGTGGCGTCGGCCCTGCTGCTGCCCGCCGCCGCTGCCGGGACCTGGCTGGTGTGGGCGGGGGCCGTGGGGCTCGGCGGGTCGGCCGCCGCGGCCAACGCGATCACCATGGTCGCGGTGACCAGGGGCAGCGGCTTCGGCAGGACGGGGCACGCCTCGGCCCTGGTCTCCCTCGGCTTCTTCGCCGGCTTCGTGGCGGGCCCCCCGGCCTTCGGCCTGCTCGTCGCGTCCGCCGGCGGCTGGACGGCCGGCTGGGCGCTGGTGACGGCGGCCTTCGCGGTGGCCGCCGTGCTGTCGTGGGCCGGCCGCGGCCCGGTGCGCCGCAGCGTCTGA
- a CDS encoding flavin reductase family protein: protein MTPQSEQPDIRPLMAGFPTGVSVITAVAPDGEPWGMTCTSLCSVALNPPTLLVCLRQGSPTLQAVQGSGAFAVNLLHSQARATAELFASGVRERFDKVAWRTVGDIGGPHLHEAAHTIADCAVHEIQKVGDHAVVMGRVAAITQLQLQLPLMYGMRRYGFWTDTDEDRHLDYDFMS, encoded by the coding sequence ATGACGCCGCAGTCCGAGCAGCCCGACATCCGACCGCTCATGGCGGGGTTCCCCACCGGGGTCTCGGTGATCACCGCCGTCGCGCCCGACGGCGAGCCGTGGGGGATGACCTGCACCTCGCTGTGCAGCGTGGCGCTGAACCCGCCCACCCTGCTGGTCTGCCTGCGCCAGGGCAGTCCGACGCTCCAGGCGGTGCAGGGCAGCGGCGCGTTCGCGGTCAACCTGCTGCACAGCCAGGCCCGGGCGACCGCCGAGCTGTTCGCGTCCGGTGTCCGGGAGCGCTTCGACAAGGTCGCCTGGCGCACCGTGGGCGACATCGGCGGCCCGCACCTGCACGAGGCGGCGCACACCATCGCCGACTGCGCCGTGCACGAGATCCAGAAGGTCGGCGACCACGCGGTGGTGATGGGGCGCGTCGCCGCCATCACCCAGCTCCAGCTCCAGCTCCCGCTGATGTACGGGATGCGCCGCTACGGCTTCTGGACGGACACGGACGAGGACCGGCACCTGGACTACGACTTCATGTCCTGA
- a CDS encoding thioesterase II family protein — translation MSNFVRPRRLDAPAVRLVAFHHAGGSAASWFPLTRHLPVDWDVLLLDLPGRGKRHTEPALESMDEIVATATEDVLPWAQGAPLVLFGHSLGAIVAHETARALEQRGVRPRWVGVSGRGAPGHEVLTRLPDPGSEDAELLARLREMGGMPQQLDAVPDFRDRFLRLVRSDLRAVAGYRPDAHRTPMAAPVTVFAATHDSWAPMVAMSPWARQTRSRFTERVYPGGHFHFLGDAFGAFAGDLAAEVRAALPPGAHASPDLVRSST, via the coding sequence ATGAGCAACTTCGTGCGCCCGCGCCGGCTCGACGCGCCCGCCGTCCGCCTGGTGGCCTTCCACCACGCGGGCGGCTCCGCCGCGTCCTGGTTCCCGCTGACCCGCCATCTGCCCGTTGACTGGGACGTGCTCCTGCTCGACCTCCCGGGACGCGGCAAGCGCCACACCGAACCGGCGCTGGAGTCGATGGACGAGATCGTGGCGACCGCCACCGAGGACGTCCTGCCCTGGGCCCAGGGGGCGCCGCTGGTGCTCTTCGGGCACAGCCTCGGCGCGATCGTCGCGCACGAGACCGCCCGGGCGCTGGAGCAGCGGGGCGTCCGTCCCCGCTGGGTCGGGGTCTCGGGGCGCGGGGCGCCCGGCCACGAGGTGCTGACCCGGCTGCCCGACCCCGGCAGCGAGGACGCCGAACTGCTGGCGCGGTTGCGGGAGATGGGCGGCATGCCGCAGCAACTGGACGCGGTGCCCGACTTCCGCGACCGCTTCCTGCGGCTGGTCCGCAGCGATCTGCGGGCGGTGGCCGGCTACCGGCCCGACGCCCACCGCACCCCGATGGCCGCCCCGGTGACCGTCTTCGCCGCGACGCACGACTCCTGGGCGCCGATGGTGGCGATGTCGCCCTGGGCGCGGCAGACCCGGTCCCGTTTCACCGAACGCGTCTATCCCGGCGGCCACTTCCACTTCCTCGGCGACGCGTTCGGTGCCTTCGCCGGGGACCTGGCCGCGGAGGTCAGGGCCGCGCTGCCGCCCGGCGCCCACGCCTCGCCCGATCTCGTCCGCTCGTCCACGTGA
- a CDS encoding beta-ketoacyl synthase N-terminal-like domain-containing protein: MSARSMEPAQIRQLMEEQLKHSRRLQARVQELEGRRHAPLAVVGMSLRLPGGLDTPDAYWDWLRAEGTADSEIPDERPGLRAVYDPVPGRPGRSYVGRAGFLSDISHFDADFFGISQREAKLLDPQQRMLLETAWEALERAGIAVRRSDRLDVGVFLGMMASEYGERLEDRADMTRIDPYYTTGGGLCFGAGRISHVMGFRGPVLSVDTACSSSLSALHLATRALRGEECRYALVCGSNLLLSASLMVSLCQTRAVSPDGRSKSFLASADGYGRGEGVGVLVLMRQEDAEAEGREVLAVVRGSAVNHDGAASGLTAPNGPAQQEVFRAALADARVGAGELGYVEAHGTGTALGDPIEVGALDAVVGDAVRERGAPLPIGSVKARLGHLEAASGIAAVIKTVLMLRHREIPAALPDDGSALNPHIPWDRLSVTVPRRNRPWPAGPRVAGVNSFGMSGTNAHVVLQGYDAPDPDPTPAAGGARTELLTLSAKDPAALAELAVSVRACLKQTEPARLSSVCHTLRAGRAPFAHRVAVTGATAGELAEALGAALDARTPADDARTPAAPRTAVLRISGDEERLTAALAALAAAYPAAAGGAEEEGTPAARLAGLLGVLGLRVRPRLDPELGEAAVLEWEAGGATRTAPLVGDDPEGAPALLSAALGTLFTAGADLRLDALRAPRARFTGDLPTYPFQRRRFWIEEPLTGAGGESAAAAPEHKRGAPDPQDRAAVRAYLLAELTEALHASEEPDTTLSFLDSGGDSFLSVLFITKVEENYRLRLTAEELPLDLPLGELFAKLADDIAATAAAEGAPERDA; the protein is encoded by the coding sequence ATGAGCGCCCGAAGCATGGAACCCGCGCAGATCCGGCAGCTGATGGAGGAGCAGCTCAAGCACTCCCGGCGGCTCCAGGCCCGCGTCCAGGAGCTGGAGGGCCGCCGGCACGCACCCCTCGCCGTGGTCGGCATGAGCCTGCGGCTGCCGGGCGGGCTCGACACCCCCGACGCCTACTGGGACTGGCTGCGAGCCGAGGGCACCGCCGACTCGGAGATCCCGGACGAACGCCCCGGGCTGCGGGCCGTCTACGACCCGGTGCCCGGCAGGCCCGGCCGCTCCTACGTCGGGCGGGCCGGCTTCCTCTCCGACATCTCCCACTTCGACGCCGACTTCTTCGGCATCTCGCAGCGCGAGGCGAAGCTGCTCGACCCGCAGCAGCGGATGCTCCTGGAGACCGCCTGGGAGGCGCTGGAGCGCGCGGGCATCGCCGTCCGGCGCTCCGACCGTCTCGACGTCGGTGTGTTCCTCGGCATGATGGCCTCCGAGTACGGCGAACGCCTCGAGGACCGCGCCGACATGACGCGGATCGACCCGTACTACACCACCGGCGGCGGGCTCTGCTTCGGCGCGGGCCGCATCAGCCATGTGATGGGCTTCCGCGGCCCGGTGCTGAGCGTGGACACCGCCTGCTCCTCCTCGCTGTCGGCGCTGCACCTCGCCACCCGCGCGCTGCGCGGCGAGGAGTGCCGCTACGCGCTGGTCTGCGGGTCCAACCTGCTGCTGTCGGCGAGCCTGATGGTCTCGCTCTGCCAGACCCGTGCCGTCTCGCCGGACGGGCGGTCGAAGTCGTTCCTCGCCAGCGCCGACGGCTACGGCCGGGGCGAGGGCGTCGGCGTCCTGGTCCTGATGCGCCAGGAGGACGCCGAGGCGGAGGGGCGCGAGGTGCTCGCCGTCGTCCGCGGCTCCGCGGTCAACCACGACGGCGCCGCCTCCGGCCTCACCGCCCCCAACGGGCCCGCGCAGCAAGAGGTGTTCCGGGCCGCCCTGGCCGACGCCCGGGTCGGCGCGGGCGAGCTGGGCTACGTCGAGGCGCACGGCACCGGCACCGCCCTCGGCGACCCGATCGAGGTCGGCGCCCTGGACGCCGTCGTCGGAGACGCCGTGCGCGAACGGGGCGCGCCGCTGCCCATCGGCAGCGTCAAGGCCCGCCTCGGGCACCTGGAGGCGGCGTCCGGCATCGCCGCCGTCATCAAGACCGTCCTGATGCTCCGGCACCGCGAGATCCCCGCCGCGCTCCCCGACGACGGCTCGGCGCTCAACCCCCACATCCCGTGGGACCGGCTCTCCGTCACGGTGCCGCGCCGCAACCGGCCCTGGCCCGCCGGGCCCCGGGTGGCCGGCGTCAACTCCTTCGGCATGAGCGGCACCAACGCCCATGTCGTCCTCCAGGGCTACGACGCCCCGGACCCGGACCCGACCCCCGCCGCCGGCGGCGCGCGGACGGAGCTGCTGACGCTCTCCGCGAAGGACCCGGCGGCCCTCGCGGAACTCGCCGTCTCCGTGCGGGCCTGTCTCAAGCAGACCGAACCGGCGCGGCTCTCGTCCGTCTGCCACACGCTGCGTGCCGGCCGCGCCCCCTTCGCCCACCGCGTCGCCGTCACCGGTGCCACCGCCGGTGAACTCGCCGAGGCCCTCGGCGCCGCGCTCGACGCGCGGACCCCCGCCGACGACGCCCGGACCCCCGCCGCGCCCCGGACGGCCGTGCTGCGGATCTCCGGGGACGAGGAGCGGCTCACCGCGGCCCTCGCCGCCCTCGCCGCGGCGTATCCCGCGGCGGCCGGCGGCGCCGAGGAGGAGGGCACCCCGGCCGCCCGGCTGGCCGGTCTGCTCGGCGTCCTCGGCCTGCGGGTCCGCCCGCGGCTCGACCCGGAGCTCGGCGAGGCGGCCGTGCTGGAGTGGGAGGCGGGCGGCGCCACCCGCACGGCGCCGCTCGTCGGCGACGACCCCGAGGGCGCGCCCGCGCTGCTGTCCGCCGCGCTCGGCACCCTTTTCACCGCGGGGGCCGACCTCCGCCTGGACGCGCTGCGGGCACCGCGGGCCCGGTTCACCGGCGACCTGCCGACCTACCCGTTCCAGCGCAGGCGGTTCTGGATCGAGGAGCCGCTCACCGGGGCGGGCGGCGAGAGCGCCGCCGCGGCCCCGGAGCACAAGCGCGGCGCGCCCGACCCGCAGGACCGCGCGGCCGTGCGCGCCTATCTGCTCGCCGAGCTGACCGAGGCGCTGCACGCGTCCGAGGAGCCCGACACCACCCTGTCGTTCCTCGACTCCGGCGGCGACTCGTTCCTGTCGGTGCTGTTCATCACGAAGGTCGAGGAGAACTACCGGCTGCGGCTGACGGCCGAGGAACTGCCACTGGACCTGCCCCTCGGGGAGCTGTTCGCGAAGCTCGCCGACGACATCGCGGCGACGGCCGCGGCCGAGGGCGCGCCGGAGCGGGACGCATGA